In a single window of the Halalkalicoccus subterraneus genome:
- a CDS encoding RNA-guided endonuclease InsQ/TnpB family protein, whose amino-acid sequence MRTHRTFEASITNPRQVSDDLDQLGRAASKLWNVGRYHAQEQWDETGEIPDDGELKSELKGHERYTDLHSQSSQRVLEELAEAFNGWFAKRRNGDTRARPPGYRKNGDSHPRSTVSFKAAGFKHDAQFTRVRLSKGRNLKEHRSDFVLCEYELRPDVDLSQWDIQQVRAVHKYDEWRLHFVCRKVIDPEPPGDETAGIDLGISNIAALSFGGESILFPGNALKEDEYYFGRKKAKCDDSRSNERLRLDRKRTERRTHFLHTLSKHIVSECVKRGVGTIVIGDLGGIRDDENGESRNWGNHGNLDLHGWAFDRFTSILDYKAEAEGIDVTVESERDTSKTCSACGTKDGNQRVERGLYVCEECDTVANADVNGAENIRRKVTPSPSQDRSNGWLAQPSVHLFDCSEGRFAPREQVVDCKP is encoded by the coding sequence ATGCGCACCCACCGAACATTCGAGGCGTCGATCACCAACCCACGGCAGGTGAGTGACGACCTCGATCAACTCGGACGGGCCGCGTCGAAACTCTGGAACGTCGGTCGCTACCACGCACAAGAACAGTGGGACGAAACGGGCGAGATCCCCGATGACGGGGAACTCAAATCCGAACTCAAAGGCCACGAACGCTATACGGATCTCCATTCTCAATCCAGTCAGCGCGTTCTCGAAGAACTCGCTGAAGCGTTCAACGGCTGGTTCGCAAAGCGTCGGAACGGTGATACCCGTGCCCGACCGCCTGGCTACCGCAAAAACGGAGACTCCCATCCCCGTTCCACGGTGTCGTTCAAAGCGGCTGGCTTCAAGCATGATGCACAGTTCACCCGCGTTCGCCTCTCGAAAGGCCGCAACCTGAAGGAACACCGCTCGGACTTCGTGTTGTGCGAATACGAGCTACGGCCCGATGTAGACCTCTCCCAGTGGGACATTCAACAGGTCCGGGCCGTCCACAAGTACGACGAGTGGCGGCTTCACTTCGTCTGTCGGAAGGTGATCGATCCCGAACCGCCGGGCGACGAGACTGCCGGGATCGACCTCGGTATCTCGAACATCGCCGCGCTTTCGTTCGGCGGTGAATCGATCCTCTTTCCCGGCAATGCACTGAAAGAGGACGAATACTACTTCGGACGAAAGAAGGCGAAGTGCGACGATAGCCGATCCAACGAGCGGCTTCGGTTGGACCGGAAGCGCACGGAACGCCGAACCCACTTCTTGCACACACTCTCGAAACACATCGTTTCTGAGTGCGTCAAGAGAGGTGTCGGAACCATCGTCATAGGCGACCTCGGCGGTATCCGCGACGACGAGAACGGTGAATCCCGGAACTGGGGCAATCACGGAAACCTCGACCTCCACGGATGGGCGTTCGACCGCTTCACGTCGATACTCGATTACAAGGCGGAAGCCGAAGGGATCGACGTAACGGTGGAGTCCGAACGCGATACCTCAAAGACGTGCTCCGCCTGCGGGACGAAAGACGGCAACCAGCGTGTCGAACGCGGGTTGTACGTTTGCGAGGAGTGCGATACGGTGGCGAATGCGGACGTGAACGGTGCGGAGAATATCCGACGAAAAGTAACTCCGAGTCCTTCGCAGGATAGGAGTAACGGCTGGTTGGCACAGCCTTCAGTCCATCTGTTCGATTGTAGCGAGGGCCGTTTCGCCCCGCGAGAACAGGTCGTGGACTGTAAACCCTAA
- a CDS encoding MOSC domain-containing protein produces the protein MTGSGTIGRVFVAPDAEVEMDEQTEVEAIAGQGLRGDRYFSEIETGTFVEWEPDEERRDGYDLTLIEQEAVTAIEREAGIELAPGEHRRNVETRDVALNHLVGQRFRVGDAVCRGNRLCEPCNHLQRLTQDGVLQALVHRGGLRADILEDGLIRSGDIIEPLE, from the coding sequence ATGACCGGAAGTGGCACCATTGGACGGGTTTTTGTTGCACCTGATGCTGAAGTCGAAATGGACGAACAAACTGAGGTTGAAGCAATCGCTGGACAAGGGCTCCGAGGTGATCGCTACTTCAGCGAGATCGAGACGGGAACCTTCGTCGAGTGGGAGCCAGATGAGGAACGTCGGGACGGATACGACCTTACGTTGATCGAGCAAGAAGCTGTGACCGCGATCGAGCGTGAAGCGGGAATCGAACTCGCACCGGGAGAACATCGACGGAACGTCGAAACTCGTGATGTCGCACTCAATCATCTCGTTGGCCAGCGATTCCGGGTCGGTGACGCCGTTTGTCGAGGTAATCGACTGTGTGAGCCGTGTAACCACCTGCAGCGTCTCACTCAGGACGGTGTACTGCAGGCGCTTGTTCATCGAGGCGGGCTCCGAGCGGACATTCTCGAAGATGGACTAATTCGCTCTGGAGACATCATCGAACCGCTCGAATAA
- a CDS encoding ICP22 family protein — MNDDSTDRDPEPFGARPDESEHSDPSRDATPDDLDDEDEDWTSEIGIALALAGGILLIAGLLFAGLGGFGAGDGGGDGGGAEPATNTTNASEDLEDVQESENDTEPASPENDTDGAESGGDPGEPNNETEPNETGPQNETNETESGNETGNETNETEPNETESQNGTEPGNETNETGNGTNETEPGNETGNETNETVPGNGTGNGTNETELELSTTVTI, encoded by the coding sequence ATGAACGACGACTCTACTGACCGCGATCCAGAACCCTTCGGCGCGCGGCCAGACGAATCCGAGCACTCGGACCCCTCACGGGACGCCACCCCCGACGACCTCGACGACGAAGACGAGGACTGGACCAGCGAGATCGGGATCGCGCTGGCTCTCGCTGGCGGCATCCTGCTCATTGCTGGCTTGTTGTTCGCTGGCCTCGGCGGCTTCGGAGCTGGTGACGGCGGTGGTGATGGGGGCGGGGCTGAACCCGCGACCAACACGACGAACGCCTCGGAAGACCTTGAGGACGTCCAAGAGAGCGAGAACGATACGGAGCCAGCGTCGCCTGAGAACGACACGGACGGCGCGGAGAGTGGTGGAGATCCGGGTGAACCGAACAACGAGACCGAACCGAATGAAACGGGGCCGCAAAACGAGACCAATGAAACTGAATCAGGTAACGAAACCGGAAACGAGACTAACGAAACCGAACCGAACGAGACAGAATCACAGAACGGGACTGAGCCGGGCAACGAGACCAACGAAACTGGAAACGGGACCAACGAAACTGAACCAGGTAACGAAACCGGAAACGAGACTAACGAAACCGTACCAGGCAATGGAACTGGAAACGGAACCAACGAAACTGAACTGGAACTAAGTACGACCGTCACGATCTAA
- a CDS encoding beta-galactosidase small subunit-related protein yields MEDNSGIRTSRRTFLELSGAAALATAGSAASVTTAKPTTKIGSGPGRIHDLSTYLADPTRFEENREPTHAPTTIPYESVTQAIESDEPFTELEERFDGSPYFELLNGTWNFQFFQRPSDLPESLDGANDWDEITVPRPWQTEGYDERVYTNWQPTWVGYDSDLEWELYPDEDGMVDVPGVGDDGPNPVGVYNRTIDVPADWEGRETFLHFEGVKQAYFVWIDGEYVGFQQGSMTPGEFHISEHVEAGASHDLTVQIYRWSDGEALECVDMHKYAGIYRSAYLFSTPAVHIRDFAVRTDLDDEYEDATLRVDVELTEYSVPDEAEYRVRATLCDPDSYSEVVSCEESVTVEEGAVTTLETDVSDPAKWSAEDPTLYPLIVELLPTGRNTEGQSEPEPSEVLFEKVGFREYEAERGPGGHITVNGEPINVRGINRHETDPDTGRTVPLETMREDFELLKQFNLNAVRTSHYPNDPTFYRLADEYGIYVQDEVNCETHWWEGVLAETTAYHDQSVERFRRMVLRDRNHASIFSWSTGNEAGTGAEHLNMAALAIGGDDPTLPADTSETTRLSGEAIESFDADGIDALSPDRIMYHQPNHGGWDVDYSDMLGPRYIDAETLATFGAGGDVSDSPRFGDRSSGDGSPGDGERSVVMGEYNHAMGNSLGLIDEMWNDYIQPPVRRVRDRVGDADGVLLGSPAVVAGTDGGALELDGQSDYIEVVLSDQPVSESEFSVELTVSELTANGDTPLVVAGDHCRLAITAEGDLEFTVGGTSVTEELPGIETETQTLTAVCSAEELALYVDGEQIGVTEHDRRDFDGTGETLLIGHDDHSDRFLQATIESIAVYQSALSATDIGQESPTDETVLWYDFDDLLGDKSLQGGFIWDWVNQDLNDETEDGEPFQFYDLDGPAGAFCLNGTIWSDRRPQPEMWQLKQCHQPVKMVPRDLAQGEVYITNHHQFTDLDGFDLTWTLSAAGQTVREGTLDLKTPPNATEIVSIDGLVHAPNPEPGAEYWVDISVSIPEDTSWSDEGHEIAFAQFPVPIETPDPTRRGRSGVPPVTTEETDTELVITGKKFEYTLDKALGTFSSMQYEGTELVERGPVLNFWRAPIMNELQDWGPHPAPNWHDLGLDDIQHEVDSIEISEHKHSVDIEVDSLAFGATDDGAPAGYETTYCYHVAGDGEVQIDVQADPTDRLVANVGEWLPKIGLQLEVLEEFDQFEWYGRGPLETYPDRKTGVRVGHYAGSVDQQYVPYLPPQDNGNKTDTRWASLSNGSVGVAAFGGSLLDVSLEQYGNLADADYQYQLEERGSVGFNLDHAVTGVGGTPVPTADEYQVQPESTEFTITLCPFRATEGPMSVLGGTLPSTQDR; encoded by the coding sequence ATGGAGGACAACTCAGGGATTCGGACGTCTCGACGGACGTTCCTCGAACTTAGCGGCGCGGCTGCACTCGCCACAGCGGGGAGCGCCGCGAGCGTCACTACAGCAAAACCAACCACCAAAATTGGATCCGGACCGGGACGGATCCATGACCTCTCTACGTATCTAGCGGATCCTACCCGATTCGAAGAGAACCGCGAGCCGACCCATGCACCGACGACCATCCCATATGAATCGGTTACGCAGGCGATCGAATCCGACGAACCGTTTACCGAACTCGAGGAGCGTTTCGATGGCTCACCGTACTTCGAACTCCTGAATGGGACGTGGAACTTCCAATTTTTCCAACGTCCTTCCGACCTTCCAGAGTCACTCGATGGGGCCAACGACTGGGACGAGATCACGGTTCCCCGACCTTGGCAGACCGAAGGGTACGACGAGCGCGTCTACACGAATTGGCAGCCAACGTGGGTGGGATACGATTCCGATCTCGAATGGGAGCTCTATCCAGACGAAGATGGAATGGTTGACGTTCCGGGTGTCGGTGACGACGGTCCTAATCCGGTCGGCGTATACAATCGTACGATCGATGTCCCAGCCGACTGGGAGGGCCGTGAGACGTTCCTTCATTTCGAGGGTGTCAAGCAGGCGTATTTTGTCTGGATCGACGGAGAGTACGTCGGCTTCCAACAGGGATCGATGACTCCCGGCGAGTTTCACATCTCCGAGCACGTTGAGGCTGGGGCCAGTCACGACCTGACAGTCCAGATCTATCGTTGGAGCGACGGTGAGGCGCTGGAATGTGTTGATATGCATAAGTACGCGGGTATCTACCGGAGTGCATATCTGTTTTCGACCCCGGCGGTCCACATTCGCGACTTCGCTGTCCGGACCGACCTCGACGACGAGTACGAGGATGCGACGTTGCGAGTCGACGTCGAACTCACCGAGTACTCGGTACCCGATGAGGCTGAGTATCGAGTGCGAGCAACGTTGTGTGATCCCGACAGTTACTCGGAAGTCGTGAGCTGCGAGGAATCAGTCACCGTTGAGGAAGGCGCCGTCACAACGCTTGAAACCGACGTCAGTGACCCCGCAAAGTGGTCCGCCGAGGATCCAACGCTATATCCGCTGATCGTGGAACTGCTCCCGACCGGCCGGAATACTGAGGGTCAATCGGAACCCGAACCCAGCGAGGTCCTGTTCGAGAAGGTCGGCTTCCGCGAGTATGAGGCTGAACGTGGACCAGGTGGTCACATCACGGTCAACGGCGAGCCCATCAACGTTCGAGGTATCAATCGGCACGAAACCGATCCGGATACCGGTCGGACGGTACCGCTTGAGACCATGCGCGAGGACTTCGAGTTGCTCAAGCAGTTCAACCTCAACGCCGTGCGGACCTCCCACTACCCGAACGATCCAACCTTCTACCGACTCGCCGACGAGTACGGGATCTACGTGCAAGACGAGGTCAACTGTGAAACCCACTGGTGGGAGGGCGTATTAGCCGAAACCACCGCATACCACGATCAGAGTGTCGAGCGGTTCCGGCGAATGGTGCTTCGCGATCGAAATCACGCATCGATATTCTCGTGGTCGACGGGCAACGAGGCCGGCACCGGGGCCGAACATCTCAATATGGCCGCACTGGCAATCGGTGGTGACGATCCGACACTACCCGCCGACACAAGCGAGACGACGCGCCTGTCGGGTGAAGCAATCGAATCGTTCGACGCCGACGGAATCGATGCCCTCTCGCCCGATCGGATCATGTACCACCAGCCCAACCACGGCGGCTGGGACGTCGACTACAGTGATATGCTCGGTCCGCGGTATATCGATGCCGAAACACTAGCAACATTCGGAGCGGGTGGTGATGTCAGCGATAGTCCTCGATTCGGTGATCGTTCGAGTGGAGACGGCTCGCCCGGTGACGGCGAGCGGTCGGTTGTCATGGGCGAGTACAACCACGCGATGGGTAATAGCCTTGGATTGATCGACGAGATGTGGAACGATTATATCCAGCCACCAGTCCGTCGGGTCCGTGATCGGGTCGGCGACGCAGATGGTGTCCTACTTGGATCGCCGGCGGTCGTTGCGGGGACAGATGGTGGCGCACTCGAGTTAGATGGTCAGTCCGACTATATCGAAGTAGTCCTATCCGACCAACCGGTTTCTGAGTCCGAGTTCTCCGTCGAACTAACGGTAAGTGAACTCACCGCCAACGGGGATACACCACTGGTCGTGGCTGGCGATCACTGTCGACTTGCTATTACGGCCGAGGGAGACCTCGAATTCACCGTTGGAGGAACGTCGGTGACCGAAGAGCTTCCTGGGATCGAGACGGAGACACAAACGCTGACAGCCGTCTGTTCGGCTGAAGAACTTGCACTCTACGTAGACGGGGAGCAAATCGGTGTTACTGAACACGACCGCCGTGATTTCGACGGGACCGGCGAGACACTGCTTATCGGCCATGACGATCATAGCGATCGGTTCCTACAGGCGACGATTGAGTCGATTGCTGTCTACCAGTCAGCTCTTTCGGCTACCGACATCGGGCAGGAGAGTCCAACTGACGAGACCGTCCTCTGGTACGACTTTGATGACCTGCTGGGAGACAAGAGCCTTCAAGGTGGCTTCATCTGGGACTGGGTCAACCAGGACCTGAACGACGAGACCGAGGACGGCGAACCGTTCCAGTTCTACGATCTCGATGGCCCAGCGGGAGCCTTCTGTCTGAACGGGACGATCTGGTCGGATCGACGCCCTCAACCCGAAATGTGGCAGCTAAAACAGTGCCACCAGCCAGTGAAAATGGTCCCGCGAGATCTGGCACAAGGGGAGGTCTACATCACAAATCACCACCAGTTTACGGACTTAGACGGATTCGATCTCACGTGGACGCTCTCGGCGGCCGGACAGACGGTGCGCGAAGGAACACTCGATCTCAAGACGCCGCCGAACGCGACTGAGATCGTCTCGATTGACGGTCTCGTGCATGCACCGAACCCTGAGCCCGGAGCAGAGTACTGGGTCGATATTTCCGTCTCGATTCCTGAGGACACCAGTTGGAGTGACGAAGGCCATGAAATTGCCTTCGCGCAGTTCCCGGTTCCCATTGAGACTCCTGATCCCACACGTCGAGGGAGAAGCGGTGTACCACCGGTCACGACTGAGGAAACGGACACGGAACTCGTGATAACGGGTAAAAAGTTCGAGTATACGCTCGATAAAGCGCTGGGAACGTTCTCCTCGATGCAATATGAGGGGACCGAACTCGTCGAGCGCGGTCCGGTCCTCAATTTCTGGCGGGCGCCGATCATGAACGAACTCCAGGATTGGGGCCCCCATCCGGCACCGAACTGGCACGATCTGGGGCTCGACGACATTCAACACGAGGTCGATAGTATCGAGATCTCGGAACACAAACACAGTGTGGATATCGAGGTCGATAGTTTAGCATTCGGAGCAACCGACGACGGGGCGCCAGCCGGCTACGAGACGACCTACTGCTATCACGTCGCCGGAGACGGCGAGGTGCAGATCGACGTCCAAGCCGATCCGACCGACCGACTTGTTGCAAACGTTGGCGAGTGGCTTCCAAAAATCGGCCTGCAACTAGAAGTCTTAGAGGAGTTCGATCAGTTCGAGTGGTACGGTCGCGGACCTCTTGAGACGTATCCTGATCGGAAGACTGGCGTGCGAGTCGGCCACTACGCGGGATCAGTCGACCAGCAGTACGTCCCGTATCTCCCACCACAGGACAACGGAAACAAGACCGATACGCGTTGGGCTTCACTCAGCAACGGTTCGGTTGGAGTGGCTGCGTTCGGCGGTTCGCTATTAGATGTTAGTCTCGAACAGTATGGAAATCTCGCGGACGCCGACTATCAGTATCAACTCGAAGAGCGTGGTTCGGTCGGGTTTAATCTCGACCACGCGGTAACCGGCGTCGGTGGAACACCCGTTCCAACGGCCGATGAGTACCAAGTTCAACCCGAATCGACTGAATTCACCATCACTCTCTGTCCGTTTCGGGCTACCGAGGGTCCAATGAGCGTCTTGGGTGGAACTCTCCCGTCTACGCAAGATAGGTGA
- a CDS encoding DUF7342 family protein: MKEPRQDLKATDDERATVPDFDALVSAEKLVHGNRTRDDFLDTVLGLEGPATIDEVANRADHGRDAAKEYLDWFERMGIVTRVTDSPVTYERNQEYLTWRQVHHLREQYTTDDLLDFLQTETEHDRTYRDKFDAESPETVSISAHAANIDRSIESVWETLSAWKTTRRRITLLERALASDSDGATDRHAVA; the protein is encoded by the coding sequence ATGAAGGAGCCACGCCAAGACCTGAAAGCCACCGACGACGAGCGTGCCACAGTTCCTGATTTCGACGCCTTGGTGAGCGCTGAGAAACTCGTACATGGCAACCGAACACGCGACGACTTCCTCGATACCGTTCTCGGATTAGAGGGTCCAGCAACCATCGATGAGGTCGCTAACCGTGCCGATCACGGACGCGATGCTGCCAAGGAGTACCTGGACTGGTTCGAACGAATGGGTATCGTTACCCGCGTTACTGACTCGCCGGTGACCTACGAACGCAATCAAGAGTATCTGACCTGGCGGCAGGTACACCACCTCCGCGAGCAGTACACTACCGACGATCTACTCGACTTTCTACAGACCGAAACGGAACACGACCGGACCTATAGAGACAAATTCGATGCCGAATCGCCGGAAACAGTATCGATCTCGGCGCATGCAGCCAATATTGACCGGTCGATCGAATCGGTATGGGAAACACTCTCGGCGTGGAAGACAACACGTCGACGGATCACACTTCTCGAGCGGGCCTTAGCCAGTGATTCTGACGGGGCAACCGACCGACACGCTGTAGCATGA